The following are encoded in a window of Streptomyces griseiscabiei genomic DNA:
- the gabT gene encoding 4-aminobutyrate--2-oxoglutarate transaminase, with amino-acid sequence MSALPQERRVVTAIPGPKSQELQARRVAAVAAGVGSVLPVFTARAGGGIIEDVDGNRLIDFGSGIAVTSVGASAEAVVRRATAQLQDFTHTCFMVTPYEGYVAVAEALAELTPGDHAKKSALFNSGAEAVENAVKIARSYTKRQAVVVFDHGYHGRTNLTMALTAKNMPYKHGFGPFAPEVYRVPVAYGYRWPTGPENAGPEAAAQAIDQIAKQVGAENVAAIVIEPVLGEGGFIEPAKGFLPAIAQFASDNGIVFVADEIQSGFCRTGQWFACEDEGIVPDLITTAKGIAGGLPLAAVTGRAEIMDAAHAGGLGGTYGGNPVACAGALGSIETMKELDLNARAKHIEAVMKARLTAMAEKYDVIGDIRGRGAMIAIELVKDRTTKEPNPEATAALAKACHQEGLLVLTCGTYGNVLRFLPPLVIGEDLLTEGLDIIEQAFAGI; translated from the coding sequence ATGAGCGCACTTCCTCAGGAGCGCCGCGTAGTCACCGCCATCCCCGGACCGAAGTCCCAGGAGCTGCAGGCCCGCCGTGTCGCCGCGGTCGCGGCGGGCGTGGGGTCGGTGCTTCCGGTGTTCACCGCGCGCGCGGGCGGCGGCATCATCGAGGACGTCGACGGCAACCGGCTGATCGACTTCGGTTCGGGCATCGCCGTCACCAGCGTCGGCGCCAGCGCCGAGGCCGTCGTCCGCCGGGCCACCGCCCAGCTCCAGGACTTCACGCACACCTGTTTCATGGTCACCCCGTACGAGGGCTATGTCGCCGTCGCCGAGGCCCTCGCCGAGCTGACCCCGGGCGACCACGCCAAGAAGTCCGCGCTCTTCAACTCCGGCGCCGAGGCCGTCGAGAACGCGGTGAAGATCGCCCGCTCGTACACCAAGCGGCAGGCCGTCGTCGTGTTCGACCACGGCTACCACGGGCGCACCAACCTCACGATGGCGCTGACGGCCAAGAACATGCCGTACAAGCACGGCTTCGGCCCGTTCGCGCCCGAGGTGTACCGCGTCCCGGTGGCGTACGGCTACCGCTGGCCGACCGGTCCGGAGAACGCCGGCCCCGAGGCCGCCGCGCAGGCGATCGACCAGATCGCCAAGCAGGTCGGCGCGGAGAACGTGGCCGCGATCGTCATCGAGCCGGTGCTCGGCGAGGGCGGCTTCATCGAGCCCGCCAAGGGCTTCCTGCCCGCGATCGCGCAGTTCGCCTCCGACAACGGCATCGTCTTCGTCGCCGACGAGATCCAGTCCGGCTTCTGCCGCACGGGCCAGTGGTTCGCGTGCGAGGACGAGGGCATCGTCCCGGACCTGATCACCACCGCCAAGGGCATCGCCGGCGGTCTCCCGCTCGCCGCGGTCACCGGGCGCGCGGAGATCATGGACGCGGCGCACGCGGGCGGCCTCGGCGGCACCTACGGCGGCAACCCCGTCGCCTGCGCGGGCGCCCTCGGCTCGATCGAGACGATGAAGGAGCTGGACCTCAACGCCCGGGCGAAGCACATCGAGGCCGTCATGAAGGCGCGCCTGACCGCCATGGCCGAGAAGTACGACGTCATCGGCGACATCCGGGGCCGCGGCGCCATGATCGCCATCGAGCTGGTCAAGGACCGTACGACGAAGGAGCCGAACCCGGAGGCGACCGCCGCGCTGGCGAAGGCCTGCCACCAGGAGGGCCTGCTGGTCCTGACCTGTGGCACCTACGGCAACGTGCTGCGCTTCCTGCCGCCGCTGGTGATCGGCGAGGACCTGCTGACCGAGGGCCTCGACATCATCGAGCAGGCGTTCGCCGGTATCTGA
- a CDS encoding aldehyde dehydrogenase family protein: MTATHAFWLAGRQATGETTFDVNSPWDGRLVGRVSVPTDGQVEEAVAAAYAVRDEFAATPAHVRAAVLDHVSRSLVERTEEIAQLISAENGKPVKWARGEVGRAVSVFRFAAEEARRFNGGEAQRLDTDLGGQGRLALTRRFPKGVVLGIAPFNFPLNLCAHKIAPAIAAGVPIILKPAPATPLSGLIIGELLADAATALPAGSWSILPVANDRMPALVQDERLPVISFTGSEKVGYAIMDSAPRKHCTLELGGNGAAVVLADYASDEDLDWAASRIATFSNYQGGQSCISVQRVIADASVYDRLLPRIVAAVEAQVTGDPSDGATDVGPLVNEDAAKRVEAWVQEAVDAGAALLAGGKRDGASYAPTVLADVPADTTVSCEEVFGPVLTVRKVEGEAEAFAAVNDSKYGLQAGVFTHDLQTAFRAHRALEVGGVVIGDVPSYRADQMPYGGVKQSGVGREGVRFAMDDYTYERVMVLTGLQL; this comes from the coding sequence ATGACCGCCACCCATGCCTTCTGGCTCGCCGGCCGTCAGGCCACCGGTGAGACCACGTTCGATGTGAACTCGCCCTGGGACGGCCGCCTGGTCGGCAGGGTGAGCGTGCCGACGGACGGGCAGGTCGAGGAGGCCGTGGCCGCCGCGTACGCCGTGCGGGACGAGTTCGCGGCGACGCCGGCGCACGTACGGGCCGCCGTCCTGGACCACGTCAGCCGGAGTCTCGTCGAGCGGACCGAGGAGATCGCGCAGCTGATCTCCGCCGAGAACGGAAAGCCGGTCAAGTGGGCGCGCGGCGAGGTCGGCCGGGCGGTCTCCGTGTTCCGGTTCGCGGCCGAGGAGGCCCGGCGGTTCAACGGCGGCGAGGCGCAGCGGCTCGACACCGACCTCGGTGGACAGGGGCGGCTCGCCCTCACCCGCCGCTTCCCCAAGGGAGTCGTCCTCGGGATCGCGCCCTTCAACTTCCCGCTCAACCTCTGCGCCCACAAGATCGCCCCGGCGATCGCGGCCGGTGTGCCGATCATCCTGAAGCCCGCCCCGGCGACCCCCCTCTCCGGTCTGATCATCGGAGAGCTGCTCGCGGACGCCGCCACGGCCCTGCCCGCCGGGTCCTGGAGCATCCTTCCCGTCGCGAACGACCGCATGCCCGCCCTCGTCCAGGACGAGCGGCTGCCCGTGATCTCGTTCACCGGCTCCGAGAAGGTCGGCTACGCGATCATGGACTCGGCGCCGCGCAAGCACTGCACGCTGGAGCTGGGCGGCAACGGCGCGGCGGTCGTGCTCGCCGACTACGCGAGCGACGAGGACCTCGACTGGGCCGCCTCCCGTATCGCGACCTTCTCGAACTACCAGGGCGGCCAGTCCTGCATCTCCGTCCAGCGGGTGATCGCGGACGCCTCCGTTTATGACCGGCTGCTGCCGCGCATCGTCGCCGCCGTCGAGGCGCAGGTGACCGGCGACCCGTCCGACGGGGCCACCGATGTCGGGCCGCTCGTCAACGAGGACGCCGCCAAGCGGGTCGAGGCGTGGGTCCAGGAGGCCGTCGACGCCGGTGCCGCCCTCCTCGCCGGCGGCAAGCGCGACGGCGCCTCGTACGCGCCGACCGTCCTCGCCGACGTACCCGCCGACACGACCGTCTCCTGCGAGGAGGTCTTCGGGCCCGTCCTCACCGTGCGGAAGGTGGAGGGGGAGGCCGAGGCCTTCGCCGCCGTCAACGACTCCAAGTACGGCCTCCAGGCGGGCGTCTTCACCCATGACCTGCAGACCGCCTTCCGCGCCCACCGCGCCCTGGAGGTCGGCGGGGTCGTCATCGGGGACGTGCCCTCCTACCGCGCCGACCAGATGCCGTACGGCGGGGTGAAGCAGTCCGGTGTGGGACGTGAGGGCGTGCGCTTCGCGATGGACGACTACACCTATGAGCGGGTGATGGTGCTGACCGGGCTGCAGCTCTGA
- a CDS encoding ATP-binding protein, translating into MNSDGTRDARGTHANPVPRPTGSPEMPSAPPRPSRAPGVPPMPDGASFLAWLRAPRPDVAPGVWRFGHTPRPDEEPDEIPKRQLLGGALIAFLVGWLLWSLLQNGYLGYWWWIPLDLIAPDSWQGGSGEGGQVGTFILYRGYELLVALIILVAVARLGRWGEVWRRFVVPRFRGRPPEQATPAPQDDPAQWNQLREAGAGEAAERLVAEAGAGLMRDVDHARIMRAWQGVRSGRHSLATFTGAVLKDGAAACLHPSGERDLPARLARHDMVTGQVRLGGTVDDPRNPYAYRGSGLALGPELLGTSLLAVGPAGSGKTGSVVWPVAESLCLHALAGRAAVVVVGAAGAGLGPADAYDVVVRIGNPQSVYDLDLYGGTTDPDEAAAVLAEALVGDLADPHPGGDSRRSTTVLAQLLGPFRAVHGRFPSVPQLRQLLDGAPGPLGELRRALQDAGQESLLRELDARERQLGHPGDVGSVLADRIALLDRPAFAGFFDTSGQSRPFSLKALDHPVRVRIDLPERGHADASRILARLVLAQFTASVAVREDRSLFACLVLDDATGVVTPEAVRGIQRLRSAGAGAVLTLRTLDDVPRPLRGPLLGATGCRMALSGLTPWDGQDFAEVWGKEWTEARDVTDRQIIADSPAGKAWHALRRMITGHAPTARAVTVRQVERERWSASELAHGVPPGHAVLSLTTVRGEHAPPLLVDLRG; encoded by the coding sequence ATGAACAGCGACGGGACGCGGGACGCGCGGGGCACGCATGCGAATCCTGTGCCGCGCCCGACGGGGTCGCCGGAGATGCCTTCGGCGCCTCCTCGGCCCTCGCGCGCACCAGGGGTTCCCCCGATGCCGGACGGGGCTTCCTTCCTCGCCTGGCTGCGGGCACCGAGGCCGGACGTGGCACCTGGTGTGTGGCGGTTCGGGCACACGCCGCGCCCCGACGAGGAACCCGACGAGATCCCGAAGCGGCAGCTGCTGGGCGGGGCCCTCATCGCGTTTCTGGTGGGCTGGCTCCTCTGGTCGCTGCTGCAGAACGGCTATCTCGGCTATTGGTGGTGGATCCCGCTCGACCTGATCGCCCCCGACTCCTGGCAGGGAGGCTCCGGAGAGGGAGGCCAGGTCGGCACCTTCATCCTGTACCGGGGTTACGAACTGCTCGTCGCCCTGATCATCTTGGTCGCGGTGGCCCGGCTCGGCCGTTGGGGCGAGGTGTGGCGCCGTTTCGTCGTTCCGCGCTTCCGCGGCCGGCCGCCGGAGCAGGCGACGCCCGCTCCCCAGGACGACCCCGCCCAGTGGAACCAGCTCCGGGAGGCCGGGGCCGGGGAGGCCGCCGAGCGGCTGGTGGCCGAGGCGGGGGCCGGGCTGATGCGGGACGTGGACCACGCGCGGATCATGCGGGCGTGGCAGGGCGTGCGCAGCGGGCGGCACAGTCTGGCGACGTTCACCGGGGCGGTGCTGAAGGACGGGGCGGCGGCGTGTCTGCACCCCTCCGGGGAGCGGGACCTGCCGGCCCGGCTCGCCCGGCACGACATGGTCACCGGGCAGGTCCGCCTGGGCGGCACCGTCGACGACCCGCGCAACCCCTACGCCTACCGGGGCTCGGGCCTCGCCCTGGGACCCGAGCTGCTCGGCACGTCCCTGCTGGCCGTCGGACCGGCGGGGTCGGGGAAGACGGGCAGTGTGGTGTGGCCCGTCGCCGAGTCGCTGTGTCTGCACGCGCTCGCCGGGCGGGCCGCGGTGGTGGTCGTGGGCGCGGCGGGGGCGGGGCTCGGACCGGCCGACGCGTACGACGTCGTCGTACGGATCGGGAACCCGCAGTCCGTGTACGACCTCGATCTGTACGGCGGCACCACGGACCCCGACGAGGCGGCGGCCGTGCTCGCGGAGGCGCTCGTCGGTGATCTCGCCGACCCGCATCCCGGCGGTGACAGCCGGCGCTCCACCACGGTGCTGGCCCAGTTGCTCGGACCGTTCCGGGCGGTGCACGGGCGGTTCCCGTCGGTGCCGCAGCTGCGGCAGCTGCTGGACGGCGCCCCCGGTCCGCTGGGCGAGCTGCGCCGGGCCCTCCAGGACGCGGGGCAGGAGTCGCTGCTGCGGGAGCTGGACGCCCGGGAACGCCAGCTCGGGCACCCCGGGGACGTCGGCTCCGTGCTGGCCGACCGGATCGCCCTCCTCGACCGGCCCGCGTTCGCCGGGTTCTTCGACACTTCCGGCCAGTCCCGGCCCTTCTCCCTCAAGGCCCTCGACCACCCCGTCCGGGTCCGGATCGACCTCCCCGAACGCGGCCACGCCGACGCCTCGCGCATCCTGGCGCGGCTGGTGCTCGCGCAGTTCACCGCGAGCGTCGCCGTCCGGGAGGACCGGTCGCTCTTCGCCTGTCTGGTGCTGGACGACGCGACCGGGGTCGTCACCCCGGAGGCCGTCCGCGGCATCCAGCGGCTGCGGTCCGCGGGCGCGGGCGCGGTCCTCACCCTGCGCACCCTCGACGACGTGCCCCGGCCGTTGCGCGGGCCGCTCCTCGGGGCCACCGGCTGCCGGATGGCGCTGTCCGGGCTCACGCCGTGGGACGGGCAGGACTTCGCCGAGGTGTGGGGCAAGGAGTGGACCGAGGCGCGGGACGTCACCGACCGGCAGATCATCGCCGACTCCCCGGCGGGCAAGGCCTGGCACGCGCTGCGCCGGATGATCACCGGCCACGCGCCCACCGCGCGGGCGGTGACCGTACGGCAGGTGGAGCGGGAGCGGTGGTCCGCCTCCGAACTGGCGCACGGTGTGCCGCCGGGGCACGCGGTCCTGTCGCTGACCACCGTGCGGGGCGAGCACGCGCCGCCGCTGCTGGTGGATCTGCGGGGCTGA
- a CDS encoding PucR family transcriptional regulator: protein MPPTLASLVHHSALKLTVRAGGDRLDVPVRWAHASELADPVPYMEGGELLLITALKLDAEDPEAMRRYVRRLVGAGVVGLGFAVGVHYEDIPEALLAAAEGEGLPLLEVPRRTPFLAISKAVSAAIAAEQYRAVTAGFAAQRELTKQALTDGPEGLLSALAGQVDGWAALYDASGAVVAVAPEWAERRAGRLTADVERLRDRPAPASAVVGGEDRVELHSLGTGRRARAALAVGTAAALGTAERYAVHSAIALLTLTTERSRSLHAAEQRIGAAVLRMLLAGECDHARAVAQDLYGELLDAPFRVILAESASASAARARVEGAAGAVGAVEGAAAGGVGVPRAVQGVVEAGRAVAGVVDPGGDLLGRLVEVVEAAAARAGETVLVVPDGERLVVLAVDGGAVVAACGEFALGLETSRAVGRDVVPLTSDSVPVDEEELVVGLSAPAGPIAAAAAYKQAEQALSVARRRGRCLVEHEELAAGSVLPLLGDDAVRAFADSLLRPLREHDATGRGDLVASLRAWLSRHGQWDAAAADLGVHRHTLRYRMRRVEEILGRSLDDADVRMELWLALKATAAAGE, encoded by the coding sequence ATGCCCCCCACGCTCGCCTCGCTCGTCCATCACTCCGCGCTCAAGCTGACCGTGCGGGCGGGCGGGGACCGCCTGGATGTGCCGGTGCGCTGGGCGCACGCCAGTGAGCTGGCCGACCCGGTGCCGTACATGGAGGGCGGGGAGCTGCTGCTGATCACCGCGCTGAAGCTGGACGCGGAGGATCCGGAGGCGATGCGGCGCTATGTGCGGCGGCTGGTGGGGGCCGGGGTCGTCGGGCTCGGCTTCGCCGTCGGGGTGCACTACGAGGACATCCCCGAGGCGCTCCTCGCGGCGGCCGAGGGGGAAGGGCTGCCACTGCTGGAAGTGCCCCGGCGTACGCCGTTCCTCGCCATCAGCAAGGCCGTGTCGGCCGCCATCGCCGCCGAGCAGTACCGGGCCGTGACGGCGGGGTTCGCGGCGCAGCGGGAACTCACCAAGCAGGCGCTGACCGACGGCCCCGAAGGGCTGCTGAGCGCGCTCGCCGGGCAGGTCGACGGGTGGGCCGCCCTGTACGACGCCTCCGGCGCGGTCGTCGCGGTGGCGCCCGAGTGGGCGGAGCGGCGGGCCGGGCGGCTCACCGCCGACGTCGAACGGCTGCGGGACCGGCCCGCGCCCGCCAGCGCGGTCGTCGGCGGCGAGGACCGCGTCGAACTGCACTCCCTCGGCACCGGGCGCCGCGCCCGCGCCGCTCTCGCCGTCGGCACGGCGGCGGCCCTCGGCACGGCCGAGCGGTACGCCGTCCACTCCGCGATCGCCCTGCTGACCCTCACGACGGAACGGTCGCGCTCGCTGCACGCCGCCGAGCAGCGGATCGGTGCGGCGGTGCTGCGGATGCTGCTGGCCGGGGAGTGCGACCACGCGCGTGCCGTCGCCCAGGATCTCTACGGGGAACTGCTGGACGCCCCGTTCCGGGTGATCCTCGCGGAGTCGGCCTCCGCGTCGGCTGCGCGGGCCCGGGTGGAGGGGGCCGCGGGGGCTGTGGGTGCCGTGGAGGGGGCGGCGGCCGGGGGCGTGGGCGTCCCACGAGCCGTGCAGGGGGTTGTGGAGGCCGGGCGGGCGGTGGCCGGTGTCGTCGACCCGGGCGGGGATCTGCTCGGGCGGCTCGTCGAGGTGGTGGAGGCGGCCGCCGCGCGGGCCGGGGAGACGGTGCTCGTCGTGCCCGACGGGGAGCGGCTGGTGGTGCTCGCCGTGGACGGGGGCGCGGTGGTCGCCGCGTGCGGGGAGTTCGCGCTGGGGCTGGAGACGTCTCGGGCGGTCGGGCGGGACGTGGTGCCCCTGACGTCGGATTCCGTCCCCGTGGACGAGGAGGAACTCGTCGTCGGGCTGTCCGCGCCGGCCGGGCCGATCGCGGCGGCGGCCGCCTACAAGCAGGCCGAGCAGGCGTTGTCCGTGGCCCGGCGGCGGGGGCGGTGTCTGGTCGAGCACGAGGAGCTGGCGGCCGGGTCGGTGCTGCCGTTGCTCGGTGACGACGCGGTGCGGGCGTTCGCGGACAGTCTGCTGCGGCCGTTGCGTGAGCATGACGCCACGGGGCGGGGGGATCTGGTGGCTTCGTTGCGGGCGTGGTTGTCGCGGCATGGGCAGTGGGATGCGGCTGCCGCCGATCTGGGGGTTCATCGGCATACGTTGCGGTATCGGATGCGGCGGGTGGAGGAGATTCTGGGGCGGTCGCTGGATGATGCGGATGTGCGGATGGAGTTGTGGTTGGCGTTGAAGGCTACGGCTGCGGCGGGGGAGTGA
- a CDS encoding glycoside hydrolase family 3 C-terminal domain-containing protein, with amino-acid sequence MTAQTTPTPPFRDPQLSLAKRVDDLLQRLAPDERIAFLHQFAPAVERLGVAAFRTGQEALHGVAWMGPATVFPQAVGLGATWNEELVRRVGEAVSTETRAMRARDDRVGLNVWSPTVNLLRHPLWGRNEEGYSEDPRLTSAIATAYTRGLRGDHPTYWRTAPVLKHWLAHNNETDRSTTSSSVRPRVLHEYDLRAFRATVEAGAVAGVMPAYNLVNGRPNHVSPSLAEHLRTWTDEDLLVCSDAGAPSNLVDSEHYFDTHEEATAASLRAGVDSFTDHGTESSTMIGRIRGALDRGLLTADDIDTAVRRQLSVRFRLGEFDPGTDPYADLKDFDTPAHRALAREAAEQAIVLLKNEGGPAREGDGPARKDGGPAREGDGLLPLAADARIAVVGLLADECKLDWYSGTLLHRSTPLEGLYDRFGAERVTFAEGVDRVRLRAHSTGAYLSVPEAPDAADEARGAEGALDPALLAGRTDLPPLTTDATGTELALVDWGEGVLTLRAPDGRYLSVADDGRLRASADQPGGWVVQETFRLEPSGSHGNGHLLQHTGTGRYVTVGADGVKVADGNPEIFDLVVTERGEASVARAAAEADVVLVVAGNDPHINGRETEDRASLALPAHQERLLRAARAANPNTVLILVSAYPYAVDHADLPAVLWTAHGGQAAGTALARILAGDVSPAGRLPQTWYAADADLPGLLDYDVIGARQTYLYFEGVPLFPFGHGLSYAEFAYENLVAHVGDSELTVSLTVTNTGAMTADEVAQLYVRAEAPSVPRPRRELLGHRRITLAPGASTELTFDLPLSVLEFWDVAHGAWHLEPGAYELLAGASSEDIRLRTTVTVAGSPVAPRPVVTHGLAAADFDEQRGTEIVDRAKVSGDAVTPADGGSGELLFRACDFGAGITEVTVEVSGGGSVEFSLVGGPVPATLSLSPPTADPYTYTTLRTAVSATGVHDVRLRLRGPLRLAHVGFSG; translated from the coding sequence GTGACCGCACAGACGACGCCCACGCCGCCTTTCCGCGATCCGCAGCTGTCGCTCGCGAAGCGCGTCGACGATCTGCTCCAGCGGCTCGCCCCGGACGAGAGGATCGCGTTCCTGCACCAGTTCGCACCCGCGGTCGAGCGTCTCGGGGTGGCCGCCTTCCGCACCGGCCAGGAGGCCCTGCACGGGGTGGCCTGGATGGGTCCGGCCACGGTGTTCCCGCAGGCCGTCGGCCTCGGCGCGACCTGGAACGAGGAGCTCGTCCGCCGGGTGGGAGAGGCCGTCTCCACCGAGACCCGCGCGATGCGCGCCCGCGACGACCGGGTCGGCCTCAACGTCTGGTCCCCCACGGTCAATCTGCTGCGCCACCCCCTGTGGGGCCGCAACGAGGAGGGCTACTCCGAGGACCCGAGGCTGACCTCGGCCATCGCGACCGCGTACACCCGCGGTCTGCGCGGCGACCACCCGACGTACTGGCGCACCGCCCCCGTGCTCAAGCACTGGCTGGCGCACAACAACGAGACCGACCGCTCCACCACCTCCTCCTCGGTCCGCCCGCGCGTGCTGCACGAGTACGACCTGCGCGCCTTCCGCGCGACCGTGGAGGCGGGCGCGGTGGCCGGTGTGATGCCCGCGTACAACCTGGTCAACGGCCGCCCCAACCACGTCTCGCCCTCGCTGGCCGAGCATCTGCGCACCTGGACCGACGAGGACCTGCTGGTCTGCTCGGACGCGGGCGCGCCGTCGAACCTGGTCGACTCCGAGCACTACTTCGACACCCACGAGGAGGCCACCGCCGCCTCGCTGCGCGCCGGCGTCGACAGCTTCACCGATCACGGCACCGAGAGTTCGACGATGATCGGACGAATCCGGGGTGCCCTGGACCGGGGCCTGCTGACCGCCGACGACATCGACACCGCCGTCCGCCGCCAGCTCTCCGTCCGCTTCCGCCTCGGCGAGTTCGACCCCGGCACCGACCCGTACGCCGACCTGAAGGACTTCGACACCCCGGCCCACCGCGCCCTCGCCCGGGAGGCCGCCGAACAGGCGATCGTCCTGCTGAAGAACGAGGGAGGCCCGGCACGGGAGGGTGACGGTCCGGCGCGGAAGGACGGAGGCCCGGCTCGGGAGGGCGACGGTCTGCTGCCGCTCGCCGCCGACGCCCGGATCGCCGTGGTCGGGCTGCTGGCCGACGAGTGCAAGCTCGACTGGTACAGCGGCACCCTGCTCCACCGCTCGACCCCGCTCGAAGGCCTGTACGACCGGTTCGGCGCCGAGCGCGTGACGTTCGCGGAGGGCGTGGACCGCGTACGCCTGCGGGCGCACTCCACCGGCGCGTACCTGTCCGTGCCCGAGGCGCCAGACGCCGCCGACGAGGCGCGCGGCGCCGAGGGCGCGCTCGACCCGGCGCTCCTGGCGGGCCGCACGGACCTGCCGCCGCTCACCACGGACGCGACCGGCACCGAACTGGCCCTCGTCGACTGGGGCGAGGGTGTGCTGACGCTCCGCGCGCCGGACGGCCGCTATCTCTCGGTCGCCGACGACGGCCGGCTGCGCGCCTCGGCCGACCAGCCGGGCGGCTGGGTCGTCCAGGAGACGTTCCGCCTGGAGCCCTCCGGATCCCATGGGAACGGTCACCTCCTCCAGCACACAGGGACAGGCCGGTACGTCACTGTCGGCGCCGACGGAGTAAAGGTTGCCGACGGCAATCCGGAAATCTTCGACCTGGTGGTGACCGAACGGGGCGAGGCGTCCGTCGCCCGCGCCGCCGCCGAGGCCGACGTGGTCCTCGTCGTCGCGGGCAACGACCCGCACATCAACGGCCGCGAGACCGAGGACCGCGCCTCTCTCGCGCTCCCCGCCCACCAGGAACGCCTGCTGCGCGCGGCCCGCGCCGCCAACCCGAACACTGTCCTGATCCTGGTCTCGGCCTACCCGTACGCCGTCGACCACGCCGACCTGCCCGCCGTCCTGTGGACCGCGCACGGCGGCCAGGCCGCGGGCACCGCCCTTGCCCGGATCCTCGCCGGTGACGTCTCCCCCGCCGGCCGCCTCCCGCAGACCTGGTACGCCGCCGACGCGGACCTCCCCGGCCTCCTCGACTACGACGTGATCGGCGCCCGTCAGACGTACCTCTACTTCGAGGGCGTCCCGCTCTTCCCGTTCGGCCACGGCCTGTCCTACGCGGAGTTCGCGTACGAAAACCTGGTCGCTCATGTGGGTGACTCCGAGCTGACCGTCTCCCTCACCGTCACCAACACGGGCGCGATGACCGCCGACGAGGTCGCCCAGCTCTACGTCCGCGCCGAGGCCCCGTCGGTCCCGCGCCCGCGCCGCGAGTTGCTCGGCCACCGCCGCATCACCCTCGCCCCCGGCGCCTCGACGGAACTGACCTTCGACCTCCCCCTCTCCGTCCTGGAGTTCTGGGACGTGGCCCACGGCGCCTGGCACCTGGAGCCCGGCGCGTACGAACTGCTGGCCGGCGCGTCGAGCGAGGACATCCGCCTCCGGACGACGGTCACGGTGGCGGGCTCCCCGGTCGCCCCACGCCCGGTGGTCACCCACGGCCTGGCCGCGGCGGACTTCGACGAGCAGCGCGGCACGGAGATCGTCGACCGCGCGAAGGTGTCGGGCGACGCGGTGACGCCGGCGGACGGCGGGTCCGGTGAACTGCTCTTCCGCGCCTGCGACTTCGGTGCGGGGATCACCGAGGTGACCGTGGAGGTGTCGGGCGGGGGCAGCGTCGAGTTCTCCCTCGTCGGCGGCCCGGTGCCGGCCACCCTGTCCCTCTCCCCGCCCACCGCGGACCCGTACACGTACACCACCCTGCGCACCGCCGTCTCCGCCACCGGCGTGCACGACGTCCGCCTCCGACTGCGCGGCCCCTTGCGGCTGGCGCACGTCGGCTTCTCCGGTTGA